The following are from one region of the Cottoperca gobio chromosome 13, fCotGob3.1, whole genome shotgun sequence genome:
- the LOC115018125 gene encoding LOW QUALITY PROTEIN: solute carrier family 25 member 36-A-like (The sequence of the model RefSeq protein was modified relative to this genomic sequence to represent the inferred CDS: deleted 1 base in 1 codon), which yields MSQRDTLVHLFAGGCGGTVGAILTCPLEVVKTRLQSSSITLYVSEVQLSTVNGASVARMSPPGPLHCLKLILEKEGPRSLFRGLGPNLVGVAPSRAIYFAAYSTAKEKLNGVFEPDSTQVHMVSAGMAGFTAITATNPIWLIKTRLQLDARNRGERRMSAFECVRRVYQTDGLRGFYRGMSASYAGISETVIHFVIYENIKRRLLEAKAPQNMDEEEETSKDASDFIGMMLAAATSKTCATSLAYPHEVIRTRLREEGTKYNSFFQTLKTVPKEEGYRALYRGLTTHLVRQIPNTAIMMCTYELVVYLLNG from the exons ATGAGTCAAAGAGACACCTTGGTTCATCTGTTTGCTGGAGG ATGTGGGGGCACGGTAGGAGCCATATTGACGTGTCCACTGGAGGTAGTGAAGACCCGTCTGCAGTCGTCCTCCATCACCCTCTATGTGTCTGAGGTTCAGCTCAGTACCGTCAACGGGGCCAGTGTGGCCCGCATGTCCCCGCCAGGCCCCCTGCACTGCCTCAA GTTGATCTTAGAGAAAGAAGGACCTCGCTCTCTCTTCAGGGGCTTGGGGCCAAACTTAGTGGGTGTGGCCCCTTCCAG AGCGATCTACTTTGCTGCTTACTCCACAGCCAAAGAGAAACTGAACGGTGTGTTTGAACCTGACTCCACACAGGTGCACATGGTGTCGGCTGGAATGGCAG gtTTTACAGCCATCACAGCAACCAATCCAATATGGCTCATAAAGACTCGGCTTCAGCTGGATGCTAG GAATCGAGGCGAGCGAAGGATGAGTGCGTTTGAGTGCGTGCGGCGGGTGTATCAGACGGATGGCCTGCGAGGCTTCTACAGGGGGATGTCGGCTTCCTACGCCGGTATCTCAGAGACTGTGATTCACTTTGTGATCTATGAAAACATCAAACGGCGCCTCCTGGAGGCCAAGGCGCCGCAGAACATGGACGAGGAAGAAGAGACATCGAAAGATGCTTCAGACTTTATCGGGATGATGCTCGCTGCTGCCACCTCCAAGACCTGCGCCACATCTCTAGCTTATCCTCATG AAGTGATCCGCACCAGGCTACGTGAGGAGGGCACCAAGTATAACTCCTTCTTCCAGACTCTAAAAACAGTGCCCAAAGAGGAGGGCTACCGCGCCCTGTACCGCGGC CTCACCACCCACTTGGTACGACAGATCCCCAACACCGCCATCATGATGTGCACCTATGAGCTGGTGGTCTACCTCCTGAACGGTTaa